Proteins from a single region of Streptomyces sp. Tu 3180:
- a CDS encoding diaminopimelate decarboxylase, whose amino-acid sequence MHTDTAITDGTGEAVAHDDRADGADGPDAGREEAAARAARRDRAVRAAVEQGLLGPGVPLVGLLDVTGIRESAARLRAAFEAVTAPGTPVLHAFAVKAAPLVPVLRLLHEEGVGAEVASPGELALVRAAGVPPERTVLDSPAKTADELREALALGIAVNADNPQELDRLDTLVKEAPGTASPLGIRVNPQVGGGSIEALSTATATSKFGVALRDEGAREWVVRAYLDRPWLTRLHTHTGSQGVALSLMARGVAEAYGLAEEINRRAGRRQVDTIDIGGGLPVNFASDATSPTYAQYARLLSDTVPGLFDGRYGLVTEFGRSLLAKHGTLLTRVEYAKRAGGRPVAVTHAGVQVATRTVYAPGAWPLRIAAYDAEGRPKEGPDVVQDVAGPACFAGDLLARGQALPLLEQGDHAAALDTGAYYFAHHYAYNSLPRPGVYGFVPDGAGGVSFAVVRRAQTVEEIVTESGGDHPDALVPGRAR is encoded by the coding sequence ATGCACACGGACACGGCGATCACGGACGGAACGGGGGAAGCGGTGGCACACGACGACCGGGCGGACGGCGCGGACGGACCGGACGCCGGGCGGGAGGAGGCGGCGGCGCGGGCGGCCAGGCGGGACCGGGCGGTGCGGGCCGCCGTGGAGCAGGGACTGCTCGGGCCCGGCGTCCCCCTCGTCGGGCTCCTGGACGTCACCGGCATCCGGGAGTCGGCGGCTCGGCTGCGGGCCGCGTTCGAGGCGGTGACGGCACCCGGGACGCCCGTGCTGCACGCCTTCGCGGTGAAGGCGGCGCCCCTGGTGCCGGTGCTGCGGCTGCTGCACGAGGAGGGCGTCGGCGCGGAGGTCGCGAGCCCCGGCGAGCTGGCGCTCGTGCGGGCGGCCGGGGTGCCGCCGGAGCGGACGGTGCTGGACTCCCCCGCCAAGACCGCGGACGAGTTGCGCGAGGCGCTGGCCCTGGGCATCGCCGTCAACGCGGACAACCCGCAGGAGCTGGACCGCCTCGACACCCTGGTGAAGGAGGCCCCGGGCACCGCCTCACCGCTCGGCATCCGGGTGAACCCGCAGGTCGGCGGGGGCTCCATCGAGGCGCTGTCCACGGCGACGGCGACCTCCAAGTTCGGGGTGGCGCTGCGCGACGAGGGGGCCCGGGAGTGGGTCGTGCGGGCGTACCTGGACCGGCCGTGGCTGACCCGGCTGCACACCCACACCGGCTCCCAGGGCGTCGCGCTGTCCCTGATGGCACGGGGCGTCGCGGAGGCGTACGGACTGGCGGAGGAGATCAACCGCCGGGCCGGGCGGCGGCAGGTCGACACCATCGACATCGGCGGCGGACTGCCGGTGAACTTCGCCTCCGACGCGACGAGCCCCACGTACGCGCAGTACGCACGGCTGCTGAGCGACACCGTGCCGGGGCTGTTCGACGGACGGTACGGGCTGGTCACCGAGTTCGGGCGGTCCCTGCTGGCCAAGCACGGCACGCTCCTCACCCGCGTGGAGTACGCCAAGCGCGCGGGCGGGCGTCCGGTCGCGGTGACGCACGCGGGCGTGCAGGTGGCGACGCGGACGGTGTACGCGCCGGGGGCGTGGCCGCTCCGGATCGCCGCCTACGACGCCGAGGGGCGGCCCAAGGAGGGGCCGGACGTCGTGCAGGACGTGGCGGGACCGGCCTGCTTCGCGGGCGACCTGCTCGCCCGGGGACAGGCACTGCCGCTGCTGGAACAGGGGGACCACGCGGCGGCGCTGGACACCGGCGCGTACTACTTCGCCCACCACTACGCCTACAACTCGCTCCCCCGCCCGGGCGTGTACGGGTTCGTCCCGGACGGGGCCGGCGGGGTCTCCTTCGCGGTCGTCCGCCGCGCCCAGACGGTCGAGGAGATCGTGACCGAGTCGGGCGGCGACCACCCCGACGCGCTGGTGCCGGGACGCGCGCGCTGA
- a CDS encoding formimidoylglutamate deiminase, giving the protein MTATPRTYWLEHAWPGTLPGAAGPDRAGGTTVESGVAVDVADGRITAVRRDTPAPPPGAEVLRGLTVPGLANAHSHAFHRALRGTVQVGSGTFWTWREVMYSVADRLTPQTYHALARAVYAEMALAGVTSVGEFHYVHHAPGGTPYADPNAMGEALIAAAAEAGIRITLLDTAYLSSGFGRPPTAHQLRFSDGTAEAWAERSSLLKERDHARIGAAVHSVRAVPADQLATVARWAEERRAPLHVHLSEQTAENDACREAHGCTPTQLLALHGVLGPRTTGVHNTHLTAEDISLIGGSGTGTCMCPTTERDLADGIGPAAALQDEGSPLCLGSDSHAVIDLLEEARAMELNERLRTRTRGHWTAAALLRAASADGHAALGWDGAGTLEPGALADFTTIALDSVRTAGPLPRLGAETAVFAASAADVSHTVVGGRHVVRDGAHTLVPDVPRALADAVEALRG; this is encoded by the coding sequence GTGACTGCCACACCGCGGACGTACTGGCTGGAGCACGCCTGGCCCGGCACCCTCCCCGGGGCCGCCGGCCCCGATCGAGCAGGGGGGACCACCGTCGAGTCGGGCGTCGCCGTGGACGTGGCGGACGGCCGCATCACCGCCGTCCGCCGGGACACCCCCGCCCCGCCGCCCGGCGCCGAGGTCCTGCGCGGTCTGACCGTCCCGGGACTGGCCAACGCCCACAGCCACGCCTTCCACCGCGCCCTGCGCGGCACCGTCCAGGTCGGCAGCGGCACCTTCTGGACCTGGCGCGAGGTCATGTACTCCGTCGCCGACCGGCTGACCCCGCAGACCTACCACGCCCTCGCCCGCGCGGTGTACGCCGAGATGGCGCTGGCGGGTGTCACGTCGGTCGGCGAGTTCCACTACGTCCACCACGCCCCCGGCGGCACCCCCTACGCCGACCCCAACGCGATGGGCGAGGCGCTGATCGCGGCCGCCGCCGAGGCCGGCATCCGCATCACCCTCCTCGACACCGCCTACCTCTCCTCCGGCTTCGGCCGGCCGCCCACCGCCCATCAGCTGCGCTTCTCCGACGGAACGGCCGAGGCCTGGGCCGAACGCTCCTCCCTCCTCAAGGAACGGGACCACGCGCGGATCGGGGCGGCCGTCCACTCCGTACGGGCCGTGCCCGCCGACCAGTTGGCGACCGTGGCGCGCTGGGCCGAGGAGCGGCGGGCCCCGCTGCACGTCCACCTGTCCGAGCAGACCGCCGAGAACGACGCCTGCCGGGAGGCCCACGGCTGCACCCCGACCCAGCTGCTGGCGCTGCACGGCGTCCTCGGGCCGCGCACCACCGGCGTCCACAACACCCACCTCACCGCCGAGGACATCTCCCTGATCGGCGGCAGCGGCACCGGCACCTGCATGTGCCCGACCACCGAGCGGGACCTCGCGGACGGCATCGGGCCGGCCGCCGCCCTCCAGGACGAGGGCTCGCCGCTGTGCCTGGGCTCCGACAGCCACGCCGTGATCGACCTGCTGGAGGAGGCGCGCGCGATGGAGCTGAACGAGCGCCTGCGCACCCGCACGCGAGGCCACTGGACGGCGGCGGCCCTGCTGCGGGCGGCCTCGGCCGACGGTCACGCGGCCCTCGGCTGGGACGGGGCGGGCACGCTGGAGCCCGGTGCGCTCGCCGACTTCACGACGATCGCGCTCGACTCGGTCAGGACGGCAGGGCCGCTTCCGCGGCTCGGGGCCGAGACGGCCGTATTCGCCGCGTCGGCAGCAGACGTGTCGCACACGGTCGTGGGAGGCCGGCACGTCGTGCGGGACGGGGCCCACACGCTCGTACCGGATGTGCCGCGGGCCCTCGCGGACGCCGTCGAAGCCCTGCGCGGATGA
- a CDS encoding RICIN domain-containing protein has product MARGDGTVNGGATGDGPPGAHTDAHAAASDTRLTEALRADSSAAYAALRELRARHGPSVLAYARACASGESTARQLAAQALTLAARQTARGTDPGGPLRHHLLLLTVRAAASWAAEGRAGGLDAGLHLVLSSSGPGGPVPPLLAPFRTLPYRAQGLLWYGTVEQEPPHRTATFLGLTREDVLHGTDSALQTLGRACLRSRLAASDDPRCGDFRRLIEEAVRPDRPRDSADLHAHMAHCAHCAAAYEEQCALRDDPRTTLTEGLLPWAGTAYATAPGPVPAEQAARHATAPGPWPRSRRLALASTALGVAVVPLLFLLLSPADAPSERAAETAAPSPVPPPVTATPSPSPTASPTRESPSPSSSPSSSPSSSPSSSPTKGPGPSRTARPSPSPTRAAPAHRPPGGTYAQVVNLASGLCLSVDGDPENRTDVVTARCTSSPAQRWRFDAGRGVLQSAADPDYCLDSRGAVDRGVGVWECDSVDGRNGQNLRFAVDTRGVIRPAVAPDHAVTPAGGGLLALAREAGRADQRWRAGAL; this is encoded by the coding sequence ATGGCTCGGGGCGACGGAACCGTCAACGGCGGCGCGACCGGTGACGGACCCCCAGGTGCACACACCGACGCGCACGCCGCCGCGTCCGACACCCGGCTGACGGAGGCGCTGCGCGCCGACTCCTCGGCCGCGTACGCGGCCCTGCGGGAACTGCGCGCCCGGCACGGCCCCTCGGTGCTCGCCTACGCCCGCGCGTGCGCCTCGGGCGAGTCCACGGCGCGTCAGCTCGCCGCGCAGGCCCTCACCCTCGCCGCCCGCCAGACCGCACGCGGCACCGACCCCGGCGGTCCCCTGCGCCACCACCTGCTGCTGCTGACCGTCCGGGCCGCCGCGTCCTGGGCCGCGGAGGGACGGGCCGGCGGACTCGACGCCGGGCTGCACCTCGTCCTCAGCTCCTCCGGCCCCGGCGGCCCGGTCCCGCCCCTGCTCGCCCCCTTCCGGACCCTGCCGTACCGGGCGCAGGGACTCCTGTGGTACGGCACCGTGGAACAGGAGCCCCCGCACCGGACGGCGACGTTCCTCGGCCTCACCCGTGAGGACGTGCTCCACGGCACGGACTCCGCGCTGCAGACGCTGGGCCGGGCCTGCCTGCGGTCCCGGCTGGCCGCCTCGGACGATCCGCGGTGCGGTGACTTCCGCCGGCTCATCGAGGAGGCCGTGCGGCCCGACCGCCCCCGCGACAGCGCCGACCTGCACGCGCACATGGCGCACTGCGCGCACTGCGCCGCGGCGTACGAGGAGCAGTGCGCGCTGCGGGACGACCCGCGCACCACGCTCACCGAGGGCCTGCTGCCCTGGGCGGGCACGGCGTACGCCACCGCCCCGGGGCCGGTCCCGGCCGAGCAGGCCGCCCGCCACGCGACCGCACCCGGACCCTGGCCGCGGTCGCGGCGCCTGGCGCTGGCCTCGACGGCGCTCGGCGTGGCCGTGGTGCCGCTGCTGTTCCTCCTGCTGTCCCCGGCGGACGCGCCGTCCGAGCGGGCCGCGGAGACGGCCGCCCCCTCGCCCGTCCCGCCGCCGGTGACGGCCACGCCGTCCCCGTCGCCCACCGCGTCCCCGACGCGGGAGTCCCCCTCCCCGTCGTCCTCGCCGTCTTCCTCGCCGTCTTCCTCGCCGTCTTCCTCGCCGACGAAGGGTCCCGGCCCGTCACGCACCGCGCGCCCGTCCCCCTCCCCCACGCGCGCCGCACCGGCCCACCGGCCGCCGGGCGGTACGTACGCACAGGTGGTGAACCTCGCCTCGGGCCTGTGCCTGAGCGTCGACGGCGACCCGGAGAACCGCACGGACGTCGTCACCGCCCGCTGCACCTCCTCGCCCGCCCAGCGGTGGCGGTTCGACGCCGGGCGCGGCGTGCTGCAGTCGGCCGCCGACCCGGACTACTGCCTGGACAGCCGCGGCGCGGTGGACCGGGGCGTCGGCGTCTGGGAGTGCGACTCGGTGGACGGGCGCAACGGACAGAACCTGCGTTTCGCCGTCGACACCCGCGGGGTGATCCGTCCGGCCGTCGCGCCGGACCACGCCGTGACGCCGGCCGGCGGCGGCCTCCTCGCCCTGGCCCGGGAGGCGGGGCGGGCGGACCAGCGGTGGCGGGCCGGAGCGCTCTGA
- a CDS encoding allantoate amidohydrolase, with protein MSFHSMWAELLPIGRSSASGGYRRFAWTGADADCRAWFEQQARSRGLAHETDRNGNQWAWLGDPAAGDAVVTGSHLDSVPDGGAFDGPLGVVSAFAALDELRRRGARFTRPVGIVNFGDEEGARFGLACVGSRLTAGALTVEQAHRLTDGDGITLPRAMEAAGHDPEAIGPDPERLARIGAFVELHVEQGRALDLSGDPIGIASAIWPHGRWRFDFRGEANHAGTTRLADRRDPMPVYAETVLAARHEAELAGAVATFGKITVEPNGVNAIPSLVRGWLDARAAGQEALDAVVNGVEKAARAHADVHGVALGVTRESFTPVVEFDHALRDELARILGRDTDPGLRVPVLGTGAGHDAGILSGRIPTAMLFVRNPTGVSHSPAESATEDDCAAGVAALADVLEGLACT; from the coding sequence TTGAGTTTCCACAGCATGTGGGCGGAGCTGCTGCCGATCGGCCGCAGCTCCGCCTCCGGCGGCTACCGGCGCTTCGCGTGGACCGGGGCCGACGCCGACTGCCGGGCCTGGTTCGAGCAGCAGGCCCGCTCCCGCGGGCTCGCCCACGAGACCGACCGCAACGGCAACCAGTGGGCCTGGCTCGGCGACCCGGCCGCCGGGGACGCCGTCGTCACCGGGTCGCACCTGGACTCCGTGCCCGACGGGGGCGCCTTCGACGGCCCCCTCGGGGTGGTGTCCGCCTTCGCGGCCCTGGACGAACTGCGCCGCAGGGGAGCGCGGTTCACCAGGCCCGTCGGCATCGTCAACTTCGGTGACGAGGAGGGCGCCCGGTTCGGCCTCGCCTGCGTCGGCTCCCGGCTCACCGCCGGGGCGCTCACCGTCGAGCAGGCCCACCGCCTGACCGACGGCGACGGGATCACGCTCCCGCGGGCCATGGAGGCCGCCGGCCACGACCCGGAGGCCATCGGCCCCGACCCGGAGCGGCTCGCCCGCATCGGCGCCTTCGTCGAGCTCCACGTCGAACAGGGCCGCGCCCTGGACCTGTCCGGCGACCCGATCGGCATCGCGTCCGCCATCTGGCCCCACGGACGCTGGCGGTTCGACTTCCGCGGCGAGGCCAACCACGCCGGCACCACCCGCCTCGCCGACCGGCGCGACCCCATGCCGGTCTACGCCGAGACCGTCCTCGCCGCCCGCCACGAGGCCGAACTCGCCGGTGCCGTCGCCACCTTCGGCAAGATCACCGTCGAGCCGAACGGCGTCAACGCCATCCCGTCCCTGGTGCGCGGCTGGCTCGACGCCCGCGCCGCCGGGCAGGAGGCCCTGGACGCCGTGGTGAACGGCGTGGAGAAGGCCGCCCGCGCCCACGCCGACGTCCACGGCGTCGCCCTCGGCGTCACGCGCGAGTCCTTCACGCCCGTCGTCGAGTTCGACCACGCCCTGCGCGACGAACTGGCCCGCATCCTCGGCCGGGACACCGACCCCGGCCTGCGGGTACCGGTCCTCGGCACCGGCGCCGGACACGACGCCGGAATCCTGTCCGGGCGCATCCCGACCGCCATGCTGTTCGTGCGCAACCCCACCGGCGTCTCGCACTCCCCGGCCGAGTCCGCCACCGAGGACGACTGCGCGGCCGGGGTCGCCGCCCTCGCCGACGTACTGGAAGGACTCGCCTGCACGTGA
- the hutI gene encoding imidazolonepropionase, whose amino-acid sequence MTPDRPPARPGSAPAPDPTADQATEDAMSNATTVSPAHSASTASTLITNIAALVTNDPSLGRGSPRPGTCESGTGSPLGLVRDAAVVIEGDRIAWTGDRSKAPATDNRVDAGGRAVIPGFVDSHSHLVFAGDRTQEFNARMSGRPYSAGGIRTTVAATRAASDEDLERNLTRYLAEALRQGTTTFETKSGYGLTVEDEARALRIAARHTDEVTYLGAHVVAPEYAEDPAAYVDLVTGEMLDACAPHARWIDVFCEEGAFDGDQARAILAAGRARGLHPRVHANQLSHGPGVRLAVELDAASADHCTHLTDADVDALANSATVATLLPGAEFSTRARWPDARRLLDAGVTVALSTDCNPGSSFTSSVPFCIALAVRDMGMTPDEAVWSATAGGAAALRRTDIGRLTPGARADLLLLDAPSHVHLAYRPGVPLVAGVWRRGVRVV is encoded by the coding sequence ATGACCCCGGACCGCCCGCCCGCGCGGCCCGGCTCCGCCCCCGCACCCGACCCCACCGCCGACCAGGCAACCGAGGACGCCATGAGCAACGCGACGACCGTCAGCCCCGCCCACTCCGCGAGCACCGCCAGCACGCTCATCACCAACATCGCCGCCCTGGTCACCAACGACCCCTCCCTCGGACGCGGGTCCCCCCGCCCGGGCACATGCGAGAGCGGGACGGGTTCCCCCCTCGGACTGGTCCGGGACGCGGCCGTCGTCATCGAGGGCGACCGCATCGCGTGGACCGGTGACCGAAGCAAAGCACCCGCCACTGACAACCGGGTCGACGCGGGCGGCCGGGCGGTGATCCCCGGCTTCGTGGACTCCCACTCCCACCTGGTCTTCGCGGGCGACCGGACACAGGAGTTCAACGCCCGGATGTCGGGGCGGCCGTACAGCGCCGGCGGCATCCGTACGACGGTGGCGGCCACCCGGGCGGCGAGCGACGAGGACCTGGAGCGCAACCTCACCCGCTACCTCGCCGAGGCGCTCCGCCAGGGCACCACGACCTTCGAGACCAAGTCCGGCTACGGCCTGACCGTCGAGGACGAGGCCCGCGCCCTGCGCATCGCCGCCCGCCACACCGACGAGGTCACCTACCTCGGCGCCCACGTCGTCGCCCCCGAGTACGCCGAGGACCCGGCCGCCTACGTGGACCTGGTCACCGGCGAGATGCTCGACGCCTGCGCGCCGCACGCCCGCTGGATCGACGTCTTCTGCGAGGAGGGCGCCTTCGACGGCGACCAGGCCCGCGCGATCCTGGCCGCGGGCAGGGCGAGGGGGCTGCACCCGCGCGTCCACGCCAACCAGCTCTCCCACGGCCCCGGCGTCCGCCTCGCCGTCGAGCTCGACGCGGCCAGCGCCGACCACTGCACCCACCTCACCGACGCCGACGTGGACGCGCTGGCGAACAGCGCGACCGTCGCCACGCTGCTCCCCGGCGCCGAGTTCTCCACCCGGGCCCGGTGGCCCGACGCGCGCCGGCTGCTCGACGCGGGCGTCACCGTCGCGCTGTCCACGGACTGCAACCCGGGGTCGTCCTTCACGTCCTCGGTGCCGTTCTGCATCGCGCTGGCCGTGCGGGACATGGGCATGACGCCGGACGAGGCCGTGTGGTCGGCCACGGCGGGCGGTGCGGCGGCCCTGCGCCGCACCGACATCGGCCGCCTCACCCCCGGCGCCCGCGCCGACCTGCTCCTCCTCGACGCCCCGAGCCACGTCCACCTGGCCTACCGCCCCGGCGTCCCCCTGGTCGCGGGGGTCTGGCGGCGCGGCGTCCGCGTGGTCTGA
- a CDS encoding MurR/RpiR family transcriptional regulator: MSVTDSPAARLQALFEGHRLTPTQRRIAHSMVRRAADVPFLSSVELAELAGVSQPSVTRFAVALGFDGYPALRRHLREVAPAEPAPETGAYNEYQQAVEAEIENLRHLAEALADPAPVQRAGRILAGSRPLPVLGLRAAAAQAHGFAYFAAKVHPDVRLLNEGGTMLHDRIDAAVRAGADALLCFALPRHPREVVDALTHAKETGLTVVTVADSAFAPVAKVSDLLLPAAVGTGLAFDTACAPMLLGRVLLEAMCDGLPEAQARLEEFDAKAAARGLFVD, translated from the coding sequence ATGAGCGTCACCGACAGCCCTGCGGCGCGCCTGCAGGCGCTCTTCGAGGGGCACCGGCTGACGCCGACCCAGCGGCGCATCGCGCACAGCATGGTCCGGCGCGCCGCCGACGTGCCGTTCCTGTCCAGCGTGGAACTGGCCGAGCTGGCCGGGGTCAGCCAGCCCTCGGTGACCCGGTTCGCCGTCGCCCTCGGCTTCGACGGCTACCCCGCCCTGCGCCGCCACCTGCGCGAGGTCGCGCCCGCCGAACCCGCGCCGGAGACCGGTGCGTACAACGAGTACCAGCAGGCCGTCGAGGCCGAGATCGAGAACCTGCGGCACCTCGCGGAGGCGCTGGCCGACCCCGCGCCCGTGCAGCGGGCGGGACGGATCCTCGCGGGCAGCCGCCCGCTGCCCGTGCTCGGGCTGCGGGCGGCTGCGGCCCAGGCGCACGGCTTCGCCTACTTCGCCGCCAAGGTCCATCCCGACGTACGGCTGCTCAACGAGGGCGGCACGATGCTCCACGACCGCATCGACGCCGCGGTCCGCGCGGGGGCGGACGCCCTGCTGTGCTTCGCGCTGCCCCGGCACCCCCGTGAGGTCGTCGACGCCCTCACCCACGCCAAGGAGACCGGGCTGACCGTCGTCACCGTCGCCGACTCCGCGTTCGCGCCGGTCGCCAAGGTGTCCGACCTGCTGCTGCCCGCCGCCGTCGGCACCGGGCTCGCCTTCGACACGGCGTGCGCGCCGATGCTGCTGGGGCGGGTGCTGCTGGAGGCGATGTGCGACGGCCTGCCCGAGGCCCAGGCGCGGCTGGAGGAGTTCGACGCGAAGGCGGCGGCGCGCGGGCTGTTCGTGGACTGA
- the hutU gene encoding urocanate hydratase, which yields MSGPRPPVSPHHPRTRPYGPPPGGVRAPRGTEPSALGWQQEAALRMLQNNLDPEVAEHPDQLVVYGGTGKAARDWRSFDAMVRTLRTLKQDETMLVQSGRPVGVMQTHEWAPRVLIANSNLVGDWATWEEFRRLEALGLTMYGQMTAGSWIYIGTQGILQGTYETFAAVAAKRFGGTLAGTITLTAGLGGMGGAQPLAVTMNDGVAICVDCDPRAIDRRIEHRYLDARADSLDHALRLAVEARDARRPLSVGVLGNAAELVPQLLAMGAPVDIVTDQTSAHDPLAYLPVGTAFEDMAEAAAKDPAGFTTRARESMARHVEAMVGFQDAGAEVFDYGNSIRGEAKLAGYERAFAFPGFVPAYIRPLFCEGKGPFRWAALSGDPADIAKTDRAILELFPENESLARWIRMAGERVHFQGLPARICWLGYGERDKAGERFNDMVASGELAAPVVIGRDHLDCGSVASPYRETEAMLDGSDAIADWPLLNAMVNVASGASWVSVHHGGGVGMGRSIHAGQVTVADGTALAGEKIRRVLTNDPGMGVIRHVDAGYGIAESVAERRGVRVPMREGDDR from the coding sequence ATGTCAGGACCCCGCCCACCCGTCTCCCCCCACCACCCTCGAACGAGGCCCTACGGGCCGCCCCCCGGTGGGGTCCGGGCGCCGCGCGGCACGGAACCGAGCGCCCTGGGATGGCAGCAGGAGGCCGCCCTGCGGATGCTGCAGAACAACCTCGACCCGGAGGTCGCCGAGCACCCCGACCAGCTCGTCGTCTACGGCGGCACCGGCAAGGCGGCCCGCGACTGGCGCTCCTTCGACGCCATGGTCCGCACCCTGAGGACCCTCAAGCAGGACGAGACGATGCTCGTCCAGTCCGGCCGCCCCGTCGGCGTCATGCAGACCCACGAGTGGGCCCCGCGCGTCCTGATCGCCAACTCCAACCTCGTCGGCGACTGGGCCACCTGGGAGGAGTTCCGCCGCCTGGAGGCCCTCGGCCTGACCATGTACGGGCAGATGACCGCCGGCTCCTGGATCTACATCGGCACCCAGGGCATCCTCCAGGGCACCTACGAGACCTTCGCCGCCGTCGCCGCGAAGCGGTTCGGCGGCACCCTCGCCGGAACCATCACCCTGACCGCCGGCCTCGGCGGCATGGGCGGCGCGCAGCCGCTGGCCGTGACGATGAACGACGGCGTCGCGATCTGCGTCGACTGCGACCCGCGCGCCATCGACCGCCGCATCGAGCACCGCTACCTCGACGCGCGGGCCGACTCCCTCGACCACGCCCTGCGGCTCGCCGTCGAGGCCCGCGACGCCCGCCGCCCGCTGTCCGTCGGCGTCCTCGGCAACGCCGCCGAGCTGGTCCCGCAACTGCTCGCCATGGGCGCCCCCGTCGACATCGTCACCGACCAGACCTCCGCCCACGACCCCCTGGCGTACCTGCCCGTCGGCACCGCCTTCGAGGACATGGCCGAGGCCGCCGCGAAGGACCCGGCCGGCTTCACCACCCGCGCCCGCGAGTCCATGGCCCGGCACGTCGAGGCGATGGTCGGCTTCCAGGACGCCGGCGCCGAGGTCTTCGACTACGGCAACTCCATCCGCGGCGAGGCCAAACTCGCCGGGTACGAGCGCGCGTTCGCCTTCCCCGGCTTCGTCCCCGCCTACATCCGCCCGCTGTTCTGCGAGGGCAAGGGCCCCTTCCGCTGGGCGGCCCTGTCCGGCGACCCGGCCGACATCGCCAAGACCGACAGGGCGATCCTCGAGCTCTTCCCGGAGAACGAGTCCCTGGCCCGCTGGATCAGGATGGCCGGGGAGCGGGTCCACTTCCAGGGGCTGCCCGCGCGCATCTGCTGGCTCGGCTACGGCGAGCGGGACAAGGCCGGTGAGCGCTTCAACGACATGGTCGCGAGCGGGGAGCTGGCCGCCCCGGTCGTCATCGGCCGCGACCACCTCGACTGCGGCTCCGTCGCCTCCCCCTACCGCGAGACCGAGGCGATGCTCGACGGTTCCGACGCGATCGCCGACTGGCCGCTGCTGAACGCCATGGTGAACGTGGCGTCCGGCGCGTCGTGGGTGTCCGTCCACCACGGCGGCGGCGTCGGCATGGGCCGGTCGATCCACGCCGGGCAGGTGACGGTCGCCGACGGCACCGCGCTCGCCGGGGAGAAGATCCGCCGGGTGCTCACCAACGACCCCGGCATGGGCGTCATCCGGCACGTGGACGCCGGGTACGGCATCGCCGAGTCGGTGGCGGAGCGGCGCGGGGTGCGGGTGCCGATGCGCGAGGGTGACGACCGTTGA